Proteins encoded within one genomic window of Cytophagales bacterium:
- a CDS encoding DUF4249 family protein encodes MIARFFKILLVPLLFSQCVSKEKTQQLVVEASIRSGEPVENISVRLVDKHGLEHAKPVSNADVRLLSQGVTYLLNEIAGKPGFYGYYGSDLEIVSGQEYMLWVQHEDAVAVTSTVIKADTLVKGEIENGLGYFVAKE; translated from the coding sequence ATGATTGCTCGCTTCTTCAAAATCTTACTTGTTCCTCTACTCTTCTCACAATGCGTAAGTAAAGAGAAGACACAACAATTGGTGGTGGAAGCCAGTATCAGATCAGGTGAGCCGGTAGAAAACATCAGTGTCAGGTTAGTTGATAAGCATGGCTTGGAACATGCCAAACCCGTATCCAATGCTGACGTGAGATTACTCTCACAAGGCGTCACCTACTTACTTAATGAAATTGCTGGTAAACCTGGTTTTTATGGCTACTATGGCTCTGATCTGGAAATTGTTTCCGGCCAGGAATACATGCTATGGGTACAGCATGAAGACGCAGTGGCAGTTACTTCAACGGTGATCAAAGCAGACACCCTTGTTAAAGGCGAAATCGAAAATGGATTGGGCTATTTTGTAGCCAAGGAATAA
- a CDS encoding glucose 1-dehydrogenase has translation MGIIEKFDLSGRTAIVTGASKGIGLAIAEAFGQQGANVVISSRKQEACDEVAEEFAKQGIQAKGIACHMGDFDTIPKLVDQTVEAFGSIDVIVNNAATNPVFGGVEEADPGAFDKIMDVNVKGPWALCKAALPHLKEVKGSIINISSIEGITPGQGLGLYSVSKSALIALTKVQAREWGKAGVRANVICPGLVETKFSEALTSNEHILKHVMVKQALPDVAQPIDIAGLALLLATDASGFLTGGVYTADGGYTI, from the coding sequence ATGGGAATTATTGAAAAATTTGATCTCTCCGGACGAACAGCTATTGTAACCGGCGCCAGTAAAGGAATTGGACTTGCTATTGCAGAGGCCTTTGGACAACAAGGCGCCAATGTGGTGATCTCCAGTCGTAAACAGGAAGCCTGTGACGAGGTAGCGGAGGAATTCGCCAAACAAGGTATCCAGGCCAAGGGCATTGCTTGTCACATGGGAGATTTCGATACCATTCCCAAGTTGGTGGATCAAACGGTCGAGGCTTTTGGTTCCATCGATGTGATTGTCAATAATGCCGCGACCAATCCGGTATTTGGTGGCGTGGAAGAAGCTGATCCTGGGGCTTTTGATAAAATCATGGATGTCAATGTGAAAGGTCCCTGGGCACTGTGCAAAGCAGCACTTCCACACCTCAAAGAAGTCAAAGGATCTATCATCAATATCAGTAGCATCGAAGGCATTACTCCAGGTCAGGGGCTGGGATTGTATAGTGTCAGTAAATCTGCATTGATTGCGCTAACCAAAGTACAGGCCCGTGAATGGGGCAAAGCAGGTGTTCGTGCCAATGTTATTTGTCCAGGATTGGTAGAAACCAAATTCAGTGAAGCATTGACTTCCAATGAACACATCCTGAAACATGTCATGGTCAAGCAAGCTTTGCCAGATGTCGCACAACCCATCGACATTGCCGGACTGGCCTTGCTTTTGGCAACAGACGCTTCCGGTTTTCTGACCGGCGGGGTTTATACAGCCGACGGAGGTTATACCATATAA
- a CDS encoding YciI family protein — MKHFFTLFLIAGIFSCSTPSGEVAEAPESSGYDPALAAEVGADQYGMRQYVFAYLKTGPNRDLPQEEADQLQRAHLDNITRLAEEGKLILAGPFMDDTNIRGIYIFAVESLEEAEKLAASDPAIQAGSLAMELHPWYGSAALMKVNEMHVRVAKEGI, encoded by the coding sequence ATGAAGCATTTTTTCACCTTATTTCTGATAGCAGGCATATTTAGCTGTAGCACGCCTTCGGGAGAAGTGGCAGAAGCGCCTGAATCTTCAGGGTATGATCCGGCATTAGCAGCTGAGGTTGGTGCGGACCAATATGGCATGCGCCAATATGTGTTTGCGTACCTCAAGACAGGCCCCAATCGTGACCTTCCACAAGAAGAAGCGGACCAACTTCAGAGGGCACATCTCGATAACATCACTCGTCTGGCGGAAGAAGGTAAACTAATTTTAGCAGGCCCCTTCATGGACGATACGAATATCCGGGGCATCTATATTTTCGCAGTGGAGTCTCTTGAGGAAGCAGAAAAACTTGCCGCTTCAGATCCGGCCATCCAAGCAGGAAGCTTGGCCATGGAACTTCATCCCTGGTATGGATCAGCGGCCTTGATGAAAGTCAATGAAATGCACGTAAGAGTGGCGAAGGAAGGGATTTAG
- a CDS encoding ion transporter — protein sequence MGHDYKYLKGLRTRLFIVVFGTNTPAGKLFDIVLLWAIVLSIIQVMLESVPSMNARFGSFFEVAEWAFTILFTVEYTLRLFIERKPTRYAFSFYGIIDFLALLPTYLTLFLAGGSYLVVIRAIRLLRVFRILKLSRYMGEANVITSALAASRYKIMVFLGAVFTLAIITGTLMYLIEGGENGFTSIPRSIYWAIVTITTVGYGDIAPQTVVGQFLASFIMLMGYAIIAVPTGIVTAEMTAATMVEKTSKSTVQICPNIECDMITTDMDANYCKRCGEKFKKDREHSHD from the coding sequence ATGGGACATGACTACAAATATTTAAAGGGGCTCAGGACCCGCCTATTTATTGTCGTGTTTGGTACGAATACCCCAGCAGGTAAGCTATTTGATATCGTACTGCTCTGGGCGATTGTACTGAGCATCATACAAGTCATGTTGGAAAGTGTTCCTTCCATGAACGCGCGGTTCGGTAGTTTCTTTGAAGTAGCAGAATGGGCATTTACCATCCTGTTTACCGTGGAGTATACGCTTCGACTGTTCATCGAGCGAAAACCAACACGCTATGCGTTCAGCTTTTACGGCATCATTGACTTCCTGGCGTTATTGCCTACTTACCTAACACTATTCCTTGCCGGTGGAAGTTACCTGGTGGTCATCCGCGCCATTCGTTTGTTAAGGGTTTTCAGGATACTGAAGCTTTCCCGATACATGGGGGAAGCCAATGTGATCACCAGTGCTCTTGCGGCAAGTCGTTACAAGATCATGGTGTTTCTTGGAGCTGTATTTACGCTGGCCATCATCACGGGAACACTAATGTACCTGATCGAAGGGGGTGAAAACGGATTTACAAGCATTCCCAGGAGTATCTATTGGGCCATTGTGACCATCACTACCGTGGGTTATGGAGACATTGCCCCACAGACGGTTGTTGGGCAGTTCCTCGCGTCTTTTATCATGCTAATGGGTTATGCCATCATTGCAGTGCCTACGGGAATTGTAACTGCGGAGATGACGGCTGCGACGATGGTGGAAAAAACCTCTAAGAGTACAGTCCAGATCTGTCCAAATATTGAATGTGACATGATCACCACGGATATGGACGCCAACTACTGCAAAAGGTGTGGGGAGAAGTTTAAGAAAGACAGAGAACACTCTCACGACTAA
- the gldC gene encoding gliding motility protein GldC yields MSSVSEIKFKVQLDDQSIPEKIEWDADHKDVPGWSETKSISIALWDHLNKNSLRMDLWSKEMPVDEMKRFYVDCVGGLAQSILNATGDEYMAQELNAVCDRLVEHVKKEFG; encoded by the coding sequence ATGAGTTCTGTCTCCGAAATCAAATTCAAAGTACAACTGGATGACCAAAGCATTCCCGAGAAGATCGAGTGGGATGCTGACCATAAGGATGTTCCTGGCTGGAGCGAAACCAAGTCCATTTCCATCGCGCTTTGGGACCATCTCAATAAAAACTCGCTTCGAATGGACCTGTGGTCTAAGGAGATGCCTGTCGATGAAATGAAGCGCTTCTATGTGGATTGTGTGGGTGGATTGGCTCAAAGCATACTCAATGCAACTGGCGACGAATACATGGCTCAGGAGCTAAATGCCGTTTGTGACCGATTGGTCGAACACGTGAAAAAGGAATTCGGGTAA
- a CDS encoding T9SS type A sorting domain-containing protein, with amino-acid sequence MRRSVHKGALLLLLLLAFVQVPKAQETSIAREWNEILLQAIRDDFARPTVHARNLFHSSIIMYDSWAFFQPGRPTYFLGRTIHGFETDMPAVPVENAGKEEIREVLSVAMYRLLEFRFRNSPAYPPLIREMRDRMEAWGYGAYFSDPPNDLAVLGELIAENVITYGLQDGANESSNYGNNFYETVNDALDPEIPGNPNLSDPDRWQPLDLGMFIDQSGNLIDGAIDFLSPEWGFVSPFALTEEDKTVEMRDQEMFVYHDPGPPPLFSDEDNSLYKWGFELVAIWGSHLDPADEVMWDISPGRIGNVPSLPTSFFEMLEFYNLVDGGDPSLGWDENPATGLPYEPQMVPRADYARVLAEFWADGPDSETPPGHWFTILNYVNDHPLFEKRFKGEGEVLDDLEWDVKAYFVLGGAMHDAAIAAWSIKGWHDYIRPISAIRYLADLGQSTFPEGMSYDPNGISIYDGLIELVEVGDPLAGDNDEHVGKIKLYSWRGPEYIDDPDTDLAGVGWILAENWWPYQRPTFVTPPFAGYVSGHSTFSRAAAEVMTLLTGDEFFPGGVGEFEAKQNEFLVFEEGPSQDVVLQWATYRDASDQTSLSRIWGGIHPPADDIPGRLIGIEVGIDAFNFAEFVFGNDLVLLLDRLEAKLEVFPNPSTVGHVIAIDAGFAFKEMNIRLIDLQGRTQYRESISNENGSQVTFNMPEVSAGLYLMLFNIDGQQFTRRIRIRK; translated from the coding sequence ATGAGGAGATCTGTACACAAAGGGGCTTTATTACTACTATTGTTACTGGCTTTTGTTCAGGTGCCGAAAGCGCAGGAAACATCAATTGCACGTGAGTGGAATGAAATCCTATTACAAGCCATCCGCGATGATTTTGCAAGGCCTACGGTACACGCCCGTAATTTGTTCCACTCTTCCATCATCATGTATGATAGCTGGGCATTTTTTCAACCGGGGCGACCAACCTATTTTCTAGGCAGGACCATCCATGGTTTTGAGACGGACATGCCAGCCGTGCCGGTGGAAAATGCCGGAAAAGAGGAGATCAGAGAGGTCCTCAGTGTGGCCATGTATCGGTTACTGGAATTTCGATTCAGGAATTCTCCGGCTTACCCTCCTTTGATCAGAGAAATGCGCGACAGAATGGAAGCATGGGGTTATGGAGCTTATTTTTCTGACCCACCTAATGACCTGGCCGTACTTGGAGAACTGATTGCTGAAAATGTCATAACCTATGGACTGCAGGATGGAGCCAATGAGTCATCCAACTACGGTAATAATTTTTATGAGACCGTCAATGACGCCCTCGATCCTGAAATTCCGGGTAACCCAAATCTTTCGGACCCTGATCGCTGGCAACCACTGGACCTGGGGATGTTCATCGATCAATCAGGAAACCTCATCGATGGGGCCATCGATTTCCTAAGCCCGGAATGGGGGTTTGTGTCACCGTTCGCGCTTACGGAAGAAGATAAGACGGTTGAAATGCGGGATCAGGAAATGTTTGTTTATCATGATCCCGGGCCACCGCCCTTATTTTCTGATGAAGACAACTCATTGTACAAGTGGGGGTTTGAGCTGGTCGCTATCTGGGGGTCACACCTCGATCCGGCAGATGAAGTGATGTGGGATATTTCACCAGGTCGAATCGGGAATGTTCCTTCATTACCTACTTCTTTTTTTGAAATGCTGGAATTCTACAATCTGGTAGATGGGGGTGATCCAAGTCTGGGATGGGATGAAAATCCTGCAACCGGACTGCCATATGAGCCGCAAATGGTGCCTCGTGCGGATTATGCGCGTGTACTGGCGGAATTCTGGGCTGATGGACCGGATTCTGAAACACCTCCCGGCCACTGGTTTACGATTCTCAACTATGTCAATGATCATCCACTGTTTGAAAAGCGATTCAAGGGCGAAGGAGAGGTATTGGATGACCTGGAATGGGATGTAAAGGCCTATTTTGTTTTAGGAGGAGCCATGCATGATGCTGCGATTGCTGCCTGGAGCATCAAGGGTTGGCACGATTATATTCGACCAATATCCGCCATTAGGTATCTCGCTGATCTGGGGCAAAGTACCTTTCCTGAAGGAATGTCCTATGATCCCAACGGTATTTCTATTTACGATGGTTTGATTGAATTAGTGGAAGTAGGGGATCCATTAGCAGGAGATAACGATGAACATGTAGGGAAGATCAAGTTGTATAGTTGGCGTGGCCCAGAATATATCGATGATCCTGATACTGACCTGGCGGGGGTAGGATGGATATTGGCTGAGAACTGGTGGCCCTATCAACGACCGACATTTGTAACGCCTCCTTTTGCAGGTTATGTGTCCGGACATTCGACCTTTTCCAGGGCAGCTGCAGAAGTAATGACTTTGTTGACTGGTGATGAGTTTTTCCCAGGAGGAGTAGGTGAGTTCGAAGCAAAACAAAATGAGTTTCTGGTGTTTGAGGAAGGACCCAGTCAGGATGTCGTATTGCAGTGGGCGACGTATCGCGATGCTTCGGATCAAACCAGCTTATCTAGAATATGGGGTGGAATACATCCTCCGGCGGATGACATTCCAGGAAGACTCATTGGTATAGAAGTAGGCATTGATGCATTCAATTTCGCAGAATTTGTCTTTGGAAATGATCTGGTGCTTTTGCTGGATCGTCTGGAGGCTAAATTGGAAGTGTTTCCAAATCCATCTACAGTCGGTCATGTGATTGCTATTGATGCGGGTTTTGCTTTTAAGGAAATGAATATTCGATTGATTGATTTACAGGGGAGAACGCAATATCGCGAATCGATCAGTAATGAAAATGGAAGTCAGGTTACGTTCAACATGCCGGAAGTAAGTGCAGGCCTGTATTTGATGCTGTTCAATATTGATGGACAGCAATTCACCCGACGAATTCGAATTCGGAAATAA